The DNA sequence CATCCTCCCATCCAATGGTTAAATAATAACAGAACTTATAGATAACGTAATGAATGTATAAGCCTCCTGTACAACATAAAATGTTGCTCTAGCCAACTAACCTGAGTGAGGAGGGTCATCTTATTGATGTAAGTAGGGCGGGTATAAACAAAAACAGGCCGTGCTAATCCATCCCCAACAGATGCCAGGCGCATCGCCTCCTTTACCCTGTTTCGGACAAAGAGGCGTCCATCATTTGTAGAGCCTAGTACAGAACCTATGTATATAGATGGGAAGAACGCTGTACATTCCATCCATAACCAGTTCAGGTGATCATTGCGGTCCATCTCCACAGGAGGACAGCGGCCTGTGTAGTTCTTCAGACCACTCATGTAGTCATGGTTGTAACAATCTGGAAACAGGTAGAAGCCCCACAGTTGATTGGGCCTCAAATTCTTGGCAAGTTTCAGAGTCCCCAGCATGAATTTGCGAGCGGATAGCTCAAATTCCTGCTGTGCAACTGTTCCCACTTGTTCTGGGGTCCACTTAGGGTTCTTTTTGGCCACCATTTCACGAGATTTATTTCGATATATATCTTTAACATCCCAATTTCGGATCCACAATGGTCGCCATTCCTCCCAGTCAATTACAGCCAAACCTTTTGCCTCTGGCTCACGTATATATTTTTGCAAACCTTCAGGCATCTTTTCATAGTGCTGAGTAAGGCTGGCAAGCTGTGGAAGACCTCCATTCACTGCAGTGCCACCACGCTCATAATAGGGATACAACCCAAGGCGCTCCTTATAGAAAATTGTGAGGTTCTGCCGGACAAAGCCCTCATTGGGGGATGCCACAATGTCAAACTGGTCCAAAGATAAAGTTACGCGATGTCGCGGGGCACACTCCTGTGTTGGGGCATTCCAGGCAAGAAGAACTGGCTTCTGGGAATATAATGGCCATCTTGTCTGCTTTATATCTGCTGAACACAAGACTGTCCATGATGTCAGAGTCAGAAGCAACCAAGGCAGCTGGCCAGCTGTGGTGAAGAGAGAGTGAAATCCAGTCTCCATGGTCACTGCTAgccttctctcctctttctcttgaGAACAAAAATAAAGAAGTTCTGTTAAAttcgggaaaaaaaaacaattaaaccaAAACAATTCTAAATATTCTAATGATGTCACCCATATTAAATCTGTGAAAATAGGAAATCTTTAGGTCGACTTCTGTGTAATATTTTATAGTTCTGGGTAAGTTAGTAAAAGCAACATGATGTCAAAGGTCGACTGAGTTTCAGTGAATAAACACAGTGACGTTAAAGCGTAAACAGTACCTATATCATGTATGACGTTACGTTCAACTCTAAGAAACTGCTTATTACCAAATATGGTTAATAGCAGTCACCTCCTGTTTGATTGACGATACCGTTAACATGAGTACTTTTCTTCAGGATCAGTTGGTGGCAAATAAGTTTCACGTTGGTCAGAGcgaatgtaaagaaaaaaaaaaaactatcgaAAACATCTACTTGTAACATTTAACTGCACAGTTAGGTTCTCTCTGACTACTTCTTCCGTACTCGAACTCAGTAAACGTAGACGGCCAAATTAGCTCAAAGTTTCATTGAAACTGACGAACGTGCTATGTTAGCAGCTAACATCTAGTTTGTTCTCCCTATCCAGTCTGACCTGATGTGATGAAGCTGAGGACTGGAGCTTATTCCACGCATGTAACCGTCAGATAAGTTACTTTTCCACCGCCCTGCCATGTGAAAGATAAAAGTCAGAGTCCGTTCAATCCATGTTGATGACtggctagtctcgcattgcagacctatctccacagcgatGTAATGATTGACACATCTGCCAGCTAAGCTAAAGGAAGGAGCGATGATGACGGGTAAAACATTGAGCAACAACAGTTCAGTGCATTTAGTTCCTGAGTAGGGGGTTATACATTTATGAAAGACATACTTATTCTTGTTTTGCAGTTTCTATTAAAATAGCTCGAGGTTCTACTTATAAAAGAGTATTATATAACAAGTGATTAATTATCAAAAACCTGTCTGGTATTAATTTGACTGTAAAATTACATTCCAGTGCCGCTTACACCCCTTGAATAACGATCAAAGTAGTCTGTTCTCCAAGTTGTGCTCTGAATGGCTCTTAATTGACTGCATGCATACATCCATGCTGCAGAGGCAAATTTAATTGATAAGGCAAAATATGAAACAGATTCCTCACACGTTATGTTTGAtggttgttgtattttgttccTGAAGCCTATTTTAGCtaagttcaagtttattcaGTGTAAACGTTACAATCgaaattgaatgaatgaatgaatgaatgcatgaATGGGGCATAGACACAAAggcacttttcttttcttttttatatatggCATTTAGCAAAAGCAGGTGGAAAGATTtacaacatttatttaacatttatttgtattttctgtgaCCATCCATAAGTATTTCATAGAATGAATTGAACAAGCTTGACAATCATTTACAAAATATCCAGGCTACTTCCATCTTGCTCAGAATAGGCATACTTTAGTGTTACAAAATTGGttgtctggatcaacggaagtacatttccaggatacgTACTTGcctggggcacgttcaatcttcAAACGTTGAAACAAAAAATTTAATCGTGCAAAAAAGCAGGTCTGGTTGGTTCTTTTTTGGTGAATGAATGTAAGGATTTactaagaatatgtttacggcataaTTACTAAATGGGACGTTTTGGtatgaagtagcctacacacggcgatacacaggtaagagcaaattacgtttatgTATCCAGCAAATAAGTTCACATTACCGTGttactggtttaaagaaatgcaaacaacccagagcgttttttttctcctatcctagaaaGTATGTGTGATATAGCCAGACCTtatttcacagcgctgtggtaATAGGTCTGGAAATGCAAGACTACAACATTAGTAGGCTAATGGCAGTGCTTTGGAATTGAATCAGATTTATATTTTGCATCTGCTCTGAGAAAAGTCACTTAAAAGCTCTCAGGTTATTTTTCTATACATTTTTAGCTTGAATATGAGCTAGCTCGGAATAGCAACAAATGCAGTccaactgtgaaaaaaaaaattgtttttatgttgatGCAGCATAATTATCATTAATACgttttaaaatatgtaatttgTGGCTGTGTCCAAACAATGTCTCTTACCAGCAACCTTTTCCTCTCTAATCTTCGGATGAAAGTAGTTCAGTCAAGCTGTTCCAGTTGTTTGGATCGGGGTGCATATAGCTCAAGCTTCTTATTGTGCTTCATCATCAAAGTCTGTGAGTTCCCCTCAACAGAGCAGACAAACACAGTTGTTGATTCTGGGTTGAAATCCACCACCAGCTGGTATTTAAACCTCCAGCAGGCTCCACCTCTGTTGAGGAGTTTCTTTTTTGCCTGCTTCTCTGACATCTTCCATTTGAGATAGATTCAAATCTATAGGCCTACTGTTTAAAGCACATTGTTCGGATGTCATTGACAGGGCACACACAGATTTTCTATTAAACTTCATAACTTTTTTTACCAGTTTGAACACCAAAGCAGCAGATAGCACAGTAAATAATGTTTACCGTGACTCCGCTGAAAGCATTTGAAACCAATTCACAGCTGAAACAGGATTTATTGCAATTATGGCTTACTCATGATCCTCGTGAAGTTTGGGCTATAGCAATAAAGGCTTTAGAATCCATTATAAAGATTTTAGCACACATTTCTGAGTTGATGTGTTAAAACATGTAACAATTTGTTCATCATTACATGCAGCTAAAAAGGGATTTCAAATCTATGTTatgttgaggttttttttttaaacacaaggtTGTTTGTCTGTTATGTTAAGTGTGTAAATAAATCATCAAATTCCTCTAAAAGTTATTACCACAGGCTAGTTCCTCAAAAGGTTCCGAATACTGGGGGAAAGTTCATGCGGTCGAAAAGTGGTTAAAATGCAAAGGTCAGCAAAAGCAAAAAGTGACTTCACCATATAGGGACTTGATGTAGATGCCAAGACTCATGCATCATGAAAACAGCAATTGAATTTTTTGTTGAACTAAATGGGGTCATTGTACCTTTGACAGTTGAATTACTTCAGAAAGATATTTTGTAAGATCTTGGTTTGCACCTAACTAATTAAGGTGCTTATATTGACAGTTTGTATTTTCACACAATTTACCTCATTGTCCCATTATTAACTTTTTCTAATACTCATTAAGACCTCATGACTAATAGACAGGTCCTCCAGAGTACATAGGGAAATCAATCACCTAAGCTATTCTTGATTTCTCtgtttccaaaataaaataaaaacgaacATACAGCTTTGTAAGGAAGTAGAATtactcacattttttttaatgacaagGTAAACAATAATATGGAGATACATTATATATAAAAGATAATGGTTTATGTGATTAATAGCCTAATTTCATTTCCTGTCCTAAAATGTGCTCAGACGTTTGTCAGCAAAGCCAGAGTATGGGTGATTTGCTGAGTCAAATCGGTTCTTTGAACCTCAATAATGCAATTCACCTCATGGCCTTGCATGTTATTACAGCTTTATTaagtaaacaacaaaaataattgtgCAGCCATGTCTCCCCTAGACTCTGCTGGAAAAGATACTCATCCagaggttaaaaaaatacaaaaagacttGTGTAGAGTAAAATCATTTCATGGAGGCAATAAAGTGGAGTGGGTTTTGGCACAGCCCTCTTTATCCTCTGAATAGAACAACATCACAGACAGCTTTGTAGAAAACCCTTTCCCATGGAGATTGCATTGGTTCACTTGACTCCTCTCTTACCTTCACCCAGGCTTCATTAgcagaaacacacgcacacacttcaCCTCCCAACGGTTTGCAATTTCCTATCTAATTTCATCACAAGTGGAGGTCAGGAGCATTAAATCCACTACATGGGTGAACAGATCCTGTCAGTTCATTTTAGTATTTACCTGTGCCAAAAAGCTGAATTCTCGGTCTGTAAGTTATTTGATTACTAGCTCTTATAAGCTTGCCAAATAATTGTGAGAAAAGGACTTGGCGTAGCAAGACATATTTGACGATAATTAAGAGATTTTTTTCCTCCGGTAACTTCCTTcatctttttcaacatttcagtGTTACTCAGCAGTGTGTGTCAAGAGTTTAATCCATTTAAAGCCATTGATTCTGTAAATATTTCCCACCATGCAGGTCTAACTTCCCAGAACTAAGTTTAGTTCTTAGGTCATGTCATTACAGGCAGTCATACAGTACATGGTGGGGGAGAATGTAACCATTGAAAAAACTCCTACGTAGTAAAGGCTTCTTGAGAAATATTttctgattattttttaaactagaATCAGCAAATTAAACACCCACCATGTAACTTTTCAGTTGTAGAATGTAAGCCTGCAGGAGTTAAGGCCATGATTATAAAATGTGTCTTTCCCCTTTTGTCTTGACAGTTTGTGAGAAAGTAAAGGCTTTTTAATAAGATGTTCAGCTATaatgcattaaaataaaaaaccagACCATGACACAGTTGAGTATTTGAtattgtaattaaaaaaaacagttataataaattaaaagtgAAACATAGTATGCCAAAGCAGCAAACGAAACAACAGGATCTCTTACTAGACTCACTGCTGCTGTGTACAGGTTTGGCTCTGAGGTCATTGAAGCCAGTCAATCCAACATTATAATATGACATTAATCCACTTCAGATTTTGTGGGCCACTGATTGTCAACTCCCTAGGCTATTATCGATAAGCAAATCCTGTTCTTTGCATAATAAAGCAAGTCATGTTGGTGTCAAAAAACAAGTGTGCACTCAAAACGTTCCCACTCTAGATATGATCGTGACAGAGGGAAGAACTGGTTACATTCTCCTCTAACTCCTAAAGTTCTATGAATCATACCAGAAAACAATCTGCTGCAGTAAAGTCAGGACTCTGtctgcacacacattcacacttacatgcacacaaaccaTGATCTGTAAACTGAGCAGGTTTTGCCAAATAGGCACCCTTCTAGATCTCCATTGGTGACCTATTCTGTGTCTAACCGCACACAAGCCAAAACAGATCACATGCAGAGGCTCAGCACACATTGCATCAGCCTGTCCACATAAGGGCATCACATATATCAAGAGatcatgttattttaaaagGTGGTTCAGGCTTCCAGCTGTAGGGGAAACCACAGGACGGAGTTGACACAGTGGCTAGTCTGAGACACTGCTCAGACATCATCAGGCTTCACAGAGGACAACTGGGAAATCTACATGGATGCAAGGGATGTCCAGCTTTATAATTCCCTGGAAGGACACAAGAGAGATTGCAATTATTTGGACTGATAATACAGAGAACTACTGATGGTAAGTAAGGGATAATTCATTTAGGGATTATAATTTCCTCACCTGAGGTGTTAGGTTTTTTTGAATCCTCTTCAGCTTGGCTTTTTTACGTCcattttttgtcacaattgCCTCTTCATAGAACTCATGGGCCAGGTCGCCATCTTCATCAAAGTACATAGAGCTGCAGCAGAGAGACCAAATTAATTATCCGTACATACataatatgtctgtgtgtatccaAACCTTCAGAAGATACTAAAACTACAGGTTG is a window from the Perca flavescens isolate YP-PL-M2 chromosome 4, PFLA_1.0, whole genome shotgun sequence genome containing:
- the tusc2b gene encoding tumor suppressor 2, mitochondrial calcium regulator b, with the translated sequence MGGSGSKSKGFWPFSGSGSTDDPTKDGNEQSMARVRSFPSATPFVLTRRSSMYFDEDGDLAHEFYEEAIVTKNGRKKAKLKRIQKNLTPQGIIKLDIPCIHVDFPVVLCEA
- the hyal2b gene encoding hyaluronidase-2; translation: METGFHSLFTTAGQLPWLLLTLTSWTVLCSADIKQTRWPLYSQKPVLLAWNAPTQECAPRHRVTLSLDQFDIVASPNEGFVRQNLTIFYKERLGLYPYYERGGTAVNGGLPQLASLTQHYEKMPEGLQKYIREPEAKGLAVIDWEEWRPLWIRNWDVKDIYRNKSREMVAKKNPKWTPEQVGTVAQQEFELSARKFMLGTLKLAKNLRPNQLWGFYLFPDCYNHDYMSGLKNYTGRCPPVEMDRNDHLNWLWMECTAFFPSIYIGSVLGSTNDGRLFVRNRVKEAMRLASVGDGLARPVFVYTRPTYINKMTLLTQTDLVSTIGESVALGAAGVIFWGDTSYASSSASCSTLNEYLQGQLGRYLLNVSTAAEQCSQVMCKSHGRCLRKIPDNDVYLHLSPVTHSITSQGGRLKVTGVPGQAELALFRTHFQCQCYSGYRGEACAQKEKGQNRASSVLGTWPLCLLLPLGLLTLLH